The following DNA comes from Nitrospira sp..
GAACGCTGGTTTCGCCAGCGCAGCCGCTTCTACCAGACCACCGGCCGCTATCGCCCGCCGCAGCGCGTGCGCTGCACCTGGATCGGCACGGCCTCGATCACTGCGGTCATGAGCCTGATCGTCGCCATGTCCTTCGGCGTTCCCGCCTACCTGCTGATCACCTGGAGTCTCTCGCCGGAAGCGCAAGCGATCGTCGATAGCCGATTCTTTGGTTTTATCTGGAACAGCGCCCTGTTGGCGGCGGCCGCCGCCACCGTCGGCGTGATCATCGGCCTGCCCTTGGCGTATTTGGCAAGCCGGCGCCCGACGGCTCTCAATATCGGCTGTCTCCAAGCCGCCTATGCCGGCTATGTGCTCCCAGGGCCGGTCGCCGCGCTCGCGGTGCTCGTGCTCTGCCTGAAGATCGCCCCGGTGATGTACGGAACAATCCTCTTGTTGGTGATCGCCTATGTGATCCACTTTCTCCCCGCCGGGCTCCAATCGCTGGAACCGGCCCTGCAACAGATCACGCCGAATCTCGAAGAAGTCGCTCGCACGCTGGGGCTGGGCGTCCGCGACACCTGGCGCCGCGTGACGCTGCCGCTGGTGCGCAACGGGTTTGTCGTCGCCTGGGTGCTCATGTTTCTTCAGACCATGAAAGAACTGCCGGCGACGCTGCTCTTGCGCCCGGTCGGCTTCGATACCTTGGCCATTCGCGTCTGGCTGGAAGCGAGTGAGGAGTATTTCCAATTAGCGGCGCCGGCGGCGCTGCTCATCGTGCTATTGAGTCTGCCGGCCTTGTTCCTCTTGGTCTCAAAAGACTGGCGGGCCGCGTAAGTGACAGCGCCTCAACCGCAGCGGTGGATTGTATGCACACTGAAACACATCACGTCGTGAACCAACCGGACCTCTACCAGCCCGCGTCCAATGTGCTGGAGCTGCGCGCCGTGGCCTGCGCCTATGAAACCGGACGCCCGGCGATCCGCAATATCTCCTTTGCCGCGCGCGAGGGAGAAATTCTCTGTCTGTTAGGCCCCTCCGGTTGCGGGAAGACCACGATCCTCCGGGCAATTGCCGGATTCGAACCGGTCCGGTCCGGCGAACTGTTTCTTTCCGGACGCCTGGTGTCAAATGCGAATCTCACCGTCCCGACCGAAGAGCGGCGTGTCGGCATGGTCTTCCAGGAATATGCGCTGTTCCCCCATCTGCGCGTGGCGGACAACATCGCCTTCGGGCTCCAACACCTGTCGCGAGGCGACCGGAGGTGCCAGGTCCAAGAGATGCTCACACTCACCGGGCTTGAGGGATTTGATCGCCGCTATCCGCATGAACTGTCGGGCGGGCAACAGCAGCGCGTCGCGCTCGCCCGCGCACTCGTGCAGAATCCCGTCGTCCTCCTG
Coding sequences within:
- a CDS encoding iron ABC transporter permease, whose protein sequence is MTTFRQQLASPLQLAAIATAGLILLPLGYVTVLALSADPAVWSRLWATRIPELLFNTVTLAGAVAVLTLILGVSTAWLVVRFDFPGRRLWEVALILPLAMPTYVLAYVYTYLLGFGGPVERLWQLWAGPQAHIVSPQSFWGTTLVMALDTFPFVYLLTRSALLSLNVSFEEVSRVCGVSRLMTLWRVTLPLMRPSIAAGVALVILYVVSDFGAVSLLRYQTLTYAVFQQMTGRSDNTAASILSVLLVVLALLFLVTERWFRQRSRFYQTTGRYRPPQRVRCTWIGTASITAVMSLIVAMSFGVPAYLLITWSLSPEAQAIVDSRFFGFIWNSALLAAAAATVGVIIGLPLAYLASRRPTALNIGCLQAAYAGYVLPGPVAALAVLVLCLKIAPVMYGTILLLVIAYVIHFLPAGLQSLEPALQQITPNLEEVARTLGLGVRDTWRRVTLPLVRNGFVVAWVLMFLQTMKELPATLLLRPVGFDTLAIRVWLEASEEYFQLAAPAALLIVLLSLPALFLLVSKDWRAA